One Streptomyces sp. RPA4-2 genomic window carries:
- a CDS encoding STAS domain-containing protein has translation MSSGPPAGLPTVDAMTPAVLVLPAPVTRDEVPRLCDDVRARLAATGGGVVVCDVAGLGPPGLATVDALARMELAARRAGGRIRLRDPAPPLRALLDLVGLRFELEGQSEEREPALGVEEAVEPGDPAV, from the coding sequence ATGAGTTCGGGCCCTCCGGCCGGTCTACCGACCGTGGACGCCATGACACCCGCCGTACTCGTGCTGCCCGCGCCCGTCACCCGCGACGAGGTGCCGCGGCTCTGTGACGACGTGCGCGCGCGGCTGGCGGCGACGGGCGGCGGAGTGGTCGTCTGTGACGTCGCCGGGCTCGGGCCGCCCGGACTCGCCACCGTCGACGCCCTGGCCAGGATGGAACTCGCCGCCCGCCGGGCCGGCGGACGCATACGTCTGCGCGATCCGGCCCCGCCGCTGCGCGCCCTCCTCGATCTAGTGGGCCTCCGCTTCGAGCTGGAGGGGCAGTCCGAAGAGCGGGAACCAGCGCTCGGTGTCGAGGAAGCAGTGGAACCCGGTGATCCGGCCGTCTGA
- a CDS encoding AEC family transporter: protein MQGVLTGFAVIAVVIGVGWLIGRRGYLGENGREVLTKLAFHVASPALLFTTLARADLSVIFSSRLLVTAMSTAAAAGAFVVVGAVRGWGVGRTTIGALCSSYVNSGNLGIPIAVYVLGDASLVAPVLLFQQIVVTPVALTVLDLSGPGEKGSVWLRLVTPLRNPIAVGSLAGVAVSASGLGVPGPVMDPLTLIGNMSVPAVLLAFGISLCGSTLPGRGADRHPVLLSVALKAVGQPAVAWALAAGVFGLHGAPLLDVVVTSALPAAQNLFTYASRYRVGETLARESILLSTILSVPALVVIATTLG, encoded by the coding sequence GTGCAGGGGGTGTTGACCGGGTTCGCGGTGATCGCCGTCGTCATCGGCGTCGGCTGGCTGATCGGCCGCCGGGGCTACCTCGGGGAGAACGGCCGGGAGGTGCTGACCAAACTCGCCTTCCATGTGGCCTCACCCGCGCTGCTGTTCACCACGCTCGCCCGCGCCGACCTTTCGGTGATCTTCTCCAGCCGGCTGCTGGTCACCGCCATGAGCACCGCCGCGGCGGCCGGCGCCTTCGTCGTGGTGGGCGCCGTACGCGGCTGGGGTGTGGGCCGGACGACGATCGGCGCGCTGTGCTCCAGCTATGTCAACTCGGGCAACCTCGGCATCCCGATCGCGGTGTACGTGCTCGGTGACGCGTCGCTGGTCGCGCCGGTCCTGCTGTTCCAGCAGATCGTGGTCACGCCGGTCGCGCTGACCGTCCTGGACCTGTCGGGGCCGGGCGAGAAGGGTTCGGTGTGGCTGCGGCTCGTCACCCCCCTGCGCAATCCCATCGCCGTCGGCTCGCTCGCCGGGGTCGCCGTGTCGGCGAGCGGTCTGGGGGTGCCGGGGCCGGTCATGGACCCGCTCACCCTGATCGGGAACATGTCGGTGCCCGCGGTGCTGCTGGCGTTCGGCATCTCGCTGTGCGGCAGCACGCTGCCCGGCCGTGGCGCGGACCGGCACCCGGTGCTGCTGTCCGTCGCGCTGAAGGCGGTCGGCCAGCCCGCGGTGGCCTGGGCGCTCGCGGCCGGCGTGTTCGGGCTGCACGGCGCGCCCCTGCTCGACGTCGTGGTCACCTCGGCACTGCCCGCCGCCCAGAACCTCTTCACCTACGCCTCGCGCTACCGCGTCGGCGAGACACTCGCCCGCGAGTCGATCCTGCTGTCGACGATCCTGTCCGTCCCGGCCCTCGTGGTGATCGCGACCACGCTCGGCTGA
- a CDS encoding LysR family transcriptional regulator, whose product MAHQQRSQGHLSPSSDTEDIVAVLVPRLAHFAGVARTEHVTRAAQEMGVPQSTLSRAMVRLEQDLGVDLFARRGRTVALTPAGRTFLSSVERALAEIGRAADEVRADADPATGKVAFGFLHTMGSETVPGLIRAFRADHPRVRFSLVQNYGEAMLERLRSGELDLCLTSPVPDAPDLVGRLLDEQKLRLVVPADHRLAGRRRVRLAEAADETFVTLEPGYGMRRIADDLCQEAGFKPRIAFEGEETETLRGLVAAGLGVALLPPPAVPRPGVVELTVTAPRAVREIGVAWLDGHPDTPPVAAFKKFLLSRRGRLLPDQGYGEHREQPSRARDGRQ is encoded by the coding sequence ATGGCGCATCAGCAGAGGTCACAGGGTCACCTGTCACCGTCCAGTGACACAGAAGACATCGTCGCTGTCCTCGTCCCGCGGCTCGCGCACTTCGCCGGGGTCGCCCGCACCGAGCACGTGACGAGGGCCGCGCAGGAGATGGGGGTCCCGCAGTCGACCCTGTCGCGGGCCATGGTCCGGCTCGAACAGGACCTGGGCGTCGACCTGTTCGCGCGCCGTGGCCGTACGGTCGCCCTCACCCCCGCCGGCCGCACGTTCCTCTCGTCCGTCGAACGGGCCCTCGCCGAGATCGGGCGCGCCGCCGACGAGGTGCGCGCGGACGCCGACCCGGCCACCGGCAAGGTCGCCTTCGGCTTCCTGCACACGATGGGTTCGGAGACCGTCCCCGGGCTCATCCGGGCCTTCCGCGCCGACCACCCCCGGGTCCGCTTCAGCCTCGTCCAGAACTACGGCGAGGCGATGCTGGAGCGACTGCGCTCGGGCGAGCTGGACCTGTGCCTCACCTCACCCGTGCCCGACGCGCCCGACCTGGTCGGCCGCCTCCTCGACGAGCAGAAGCTGCGGCTCGTCGTCCCCGCCGACCACCGGCTCGCCGGCCGCCGGCGGGTCCGGCTGGCCGAGGCCGCCGACGAGACCTTCGTGACCCTCGAACCCGGCTACGGCATGCGGCGCATCGCCGACGACCTCTGCCAGGAGGCGGGATTCAAGCCGCGGATCGCCTTCGAGGGCGAGGAGACCGAGACGCTCCGTGGTCTCGTCGCCGCCGGTCTCGGCGTCGCCCTGCTGCCGCCACCGGCCGTGCCCCGCCCCGGAGTCGTCGAACTGACGGTCACCGCTCCGCGCGCGGTCCGCGAGATCGGGGTGGCGTGGCTGGACGGCCACCCCGACACCCCGCCCGTGGCGGCCTTCAAGAAGTTCCTGCTGTCACGACGGGGCCGCCTGCTCCCGGACCAGGGGTACGGGGAGCACCGGGAGCAGCCCTCCAGGGCGCGGGACGGCCGTCAGTGA
- a CDS encoding sigma-70 family RNA polymerase sigma factor — MSEGTATTTDLDVRLEKHRVELTGYCYRMLGSSFEAEDAVQDTMVRAWRSYDKFEGRSSIRSWLYRIATNVCLDMLNAGNRRARPMDLTGPSPLAQAALTPRPDNTWLEPVPDARVLPTISDPAEAAVAKESVRLAFMAALQQLPPKQRAVLILREVLAWKASEVAELLGTTVASVNSALQRARATLAEREGTAGAVCDPLDEEQQKLLERYVAAFEGYDMTALTALLHEDAIMTMPPFDLWLRGPGDITGFMTTLGASCAGSRLLPVSVNGLPGFAHYKPDPEKGGFGAWAIQALEISDGRITGFHCFLDTERWFPLFGLPLQLEAEAH, encoded by the coding sequence ATGAGCGAGGGCACGGCGACGACGACAGACCTGGACGTCCGGCTGGAGAAGCACCGGGTCGAGCTGACCGGATACTGCTACCGGATGCTCGGCTCCTCCTTCGAGGCGGAGGACGCGGTGCAGGACACGATGGTCCGCGCCTGGCGGAGCTACGACAAGTTCGAGGGCCGCTCGTCGATACGCTCCTGGCTGTACCGGATCGCCACGAACGTGTGCCTGGACATGCTGAACGCCGGCAACAGAAGGGCCCGGCCCATGGATCTCACCGGCCCCTCCCCGCTCGCCCAGGCGGCACTCACCCCGCGCCCGGACAACACCTGGCTGGAGCCGGTGCCCGACGCGCGTGTGCTGCCCACCATCAGCGACCCGGCCGAGGCGGCGGTGGCCAAGGAGTCGGTGCGGCTCGCGTTCATGGCCGCCCTCCAGCAGTTGCCGCCCAAGCAGCGGGCCGTGCTCATCCTGCGCGAGGTCCTCGCGTGGAAGGCGAGCGAGGTCGCCGAGCTGCTGGGCACCACGGTCGCCTCGGTCAACAGCGCGCTGCAGCGGGCCCGCGCCACCCTCGCGGAGCGGGAGGGCACCGCGGGCGCCGTCTGCGACCCGCTCGACGAGGAGCAGCAGAAGCTCCTGGAGCGCTATGTCGCCGCGTTCGAGGGCTATGACATGACGGCCCTGACCGCGCTGCTCCACGAGGACGCGATCATGACGATGCCGCCGTTCGACCTGTGGCTGCGCGGCCCCGGCGACATCACGGGCTTCATGACGACGCTCGGCGCCTCCTGCGCGGGTTCGCGCCTGCTCCCGGTCTCGGTGAACGGCCTGCCGGGCTTCGCGCACTACAAACCGGACCCGGAGAAGGGCGGCTTCGGGGCCTGGGCGATCCAGGCCCTGGAGATCTCAGACGGCCGGATCACCGGGTTCCACTGCTTCCTCGACACCGAGCGCTGGTTCCCGCTCTTCGGACTGCCCCTCCAGCTCGAAGCGGAGGCCCACTAG
- a CDS encoding MFS transporter: protein MPSASTGASTTVDAAAAAVPASADSRLAPGGPGYRRMSFALFLAGVATFALLYSTQALLPLISTDLGVTASQASWTVSAATGGLALFVLPMSALSERYGRRTLMTASLVVAVAVGLLVPFAPSIGALVALRAVQGAALAGLPASATAYLAEEVRPKALITAIGLFVAGNSVGGMSGRVITGWVAQEWGWRIAVATIGVIAVACAVAFRLLLPAPRHFTPGSPRPRALLRTVRDHLANPLLCRLYAIGALFMMVFGGVYTVIGYRLTDAPFSLPQGVIGSIFLVYLVGTVSASTAGRLVDRLGRRGSLYLAGGTTTAGLLLSLADSLPLVLLGLVLITAGFFAGHAVASSSVSHTAKEGRAQASALYQSAYYIGSSAGSTLGAVAFHAGGWAGTVALGLLAVLGVVSITLFGSHAARVQAAHKPVLAH, encoded by the coding sequence ATGCCTTCCGCCAGTACCGGGGCGTCCACCACCGTGGACGCCGCCGCAGCCGCCGTCCCCGCGTCCGCCGACTCCCGTCTGGCCCCGGGCGGGCCCGGCTACCGCCGGATGAGCTTCGCCCTCTTCCTCGCCGGTGTCGCGACCTTCGCGCTCCTCTACTCCACGCAGGCCCTCCTCCCGCTCATCTCCACGGACCTCGGCGTGACCGCGAGCCAGGCGAGCTGGACGGTGTCGGCCGCGACGGGCGGCCTCGCGCTCTTCGTCCTCCCGATGAGCGCGCTCTCGGAGCGCTACGGACGGCGTACGTTGATGACGGCGTCGCTGGTGGTCGCGGTGGCGGTCGGGCTGCTCGTGCCCTTCGCGCCGTCGATCGGCGCGCTGGTCGCGCTGCGCGCGGTGCAGGGCGCGGCGCTGGCGGGGCTGCCCGCGTCGGCGACGGCGTACCTGGCGGAGGAGGTCCGTCCCAAGGCCCTGATCACGGCGATCGGCCTCTTCGTGGCGGGCAACAGTGTCGGCGGGATGAGCGGACGGGTCATCACCGGCTGGGTCGCGCAGGAATGGGGCTGGCGGATCGCCGTCGCGACGATCGGCGTGATCGCGGTGGCGTGCGCGGTGGCCTTCCGGCTGCTGCTGCCCGCACCCCGGCACTTCACACCGGGCTCGCCGCGGCCGCGGGCGCTGCTCCGCACGGTCCGCGACCACCTCGCCAACCCGCTGCTGTGCCGGCTGTACGCGATCGGCGCGCTGTTCATGATGGTCTTCGGCGGGGTCTACACGGTGATCGGCTACCGCCTGACCGACGCCCCGTTCTCGCTCCCCCAGGGCGTCATCGGCTCCATCTTCCTGGTCTACCTGGTCGGTACGGTGTCGGCGTCGACGGCGGGCCGACTGGTCGACCGCCTGGGCCGGCGCGGCTCCCTCTACCTGGCGGGCGGTACGACCACCGCCGGGCTCCTCCTCTCGCTGGCCGACTCCCTCCCGCTGGTCCTGCTCGGCCTGGTCCTGATCACCGCGGGCTTCTTCGCGGGCCACGCGGTGGCCTCCTCGTCCGTGAGCCACACCGCCAAGGAAGGCCGCGCCCAGGCGTCCGCCCTCTACCAGTCCGCCTACTACATCGGCTCCAGCGCCGGCAGCACCCTCGGCGCCGTCGCCTTCCACGCGGGGGGCTGGGCCGGCACGGTGGCGCTCGGGCTGCTCGCGGTGCTCGGCGTCGTGTCGATCACCCTCTTCGGCTCGCACGCGGCGCGGGTCCAGGCGGCCCACAAGCCGGTCCTGGCCCACTGA
- a CDS encoding adenosine deaminase, with protein sequence MTSQIRNTPSSEQIRRAPKVLLHDHLDGGLRPGTIVELARESGYSGLPETDPGKLGVWFREAADSGSLERYLETFAHTCAVMQTREALVRVAAECAEDLAADGVVYAEVRYAPEQHLERGLTLEEVVEAVNEGFREGERLARENGHRIRVGALLTAMRHAARSLEIAELANRYRDSGVVGFDIAGAEAGFPPTRHLDAFEYLKRENNHFTIHAGEAFGLPSIWQALQWCGADRLGHGVRIIDDIEVAEDGTVTLGRLASYVRDKRVPLELCPSSNLQTGAADSYAEHPIGLLRRLHFRATVNTDNRLMSGTSMSREFEHLVDAFGYSLDDLQWFSVNAMKSAFIPFDERLAMINDVIKPGYAELKAEWLFQQTASTRGSLENQA encoded by the coding sequence ATGACGAGCCAGATCCGGAACACCCCGAGCTCGGAACAGATCCGCCGGGCGCCCAAGGTCCTGCTGCACGATCACCTCGACGGGGGCCTGCGCCCCGGGACGATCGTCGAACTCGCCCGGGAGAGCGGCTATTCCGGGCTCCCCGAGACCGACCCCGGCAAACTCGGCGTCTGGTTCAGGGAGGCCGCCGACTCCGGCTCCCTCGAGCGGTACCTGGAGACCTTCGCGCACACCTGCGCCGTCATGCAGACCCGTGAGGCGCTGGTGCGGGTCGCGGCCGAGTGCGCCGAGGACCTCGCCGCGGACGGGGTCGTCTACGCCGAGGTGCGTTACGCCCCCGAGCAGCATCTGGAGCGCGGGCTCACCCTCGAAGAGGTCGTGGAGGCGGTCAACGAGGGCTTCCGGGAGGGCGAGCGCCTGGCGCGGGAGAACGGTCACCGCATCCGGGTGGGCGCGCTGCTCACCGCGATGCGGCACGCGGCCCGGTCCCTGGAGATCGCCGAACTGGCCAACCGCTACCGGGACTCGGGTGTCGTCGGCTTCGACATCGCGGGGGCCGAGGCCGGCTTCCCGCCCACCCGGCACCTCGACGCGTTCGAGTACCTCAAGCGCGAGAACAACCACTTCACCATCCACGCGGGCGAGGCCTTCGGGCTGCCGTCCATCTGGCAGGCGCTCCAGTGGTGCGGCGCGGACCGGCTCGGCCACGGCGTCCGGATCATCGACGACATCGAGGTCGCGGAGGACGGCACGGTGACGCTCGGGCGCCTCGCGTCGTACGTCCGTGACAAGCGCGTCCCGTTGGAGCTGTGCCCCAGCTCCAACCTCCAGACCGGGGCCGCCGACTCCTACGCGGAGCACCCGATCGGGTTGTTGCGGCGGTTGCACTTCCGGGCCACGGTGAACACGGACAACCGGCTCATGTCCGGGACGAGCATGAGCCGCGAATTCGAGCACCTTGTCGACGCGTTCGGTTATTCACTCGACGATCTCCAGTGGTTCTCGGTCAATGCTATGAAGTCAGCATTCATTCCTTTCGATGAACGCCTTGCGATGATCAATGACGTGATCAAGCCGGGGTATGCCGAGCTGAAGGCCGAATGGCTGTTCCAGCAGACTGCTTCCACCAGGGGTTCCTTGGAGAATCAGGCCTGA
- a CDS encoding S9 family peptidase, producing the protein MAQQATPVRSARLGRALGPEPTAVSGVVLLLPGGDETSGRRPSPMWATASVRALGRRLTRAGQTEGLAAHVVHYRFRGWNGSEAHLAGDASWAADEVVRRYGDVPVCLAGVDMGGRAALRAAGHTAVNSVLALAPWLPEEDVAAPPEPVKQLTGRRVLIVHGTNDERTDPELSFRLAARAKKSNRDVCRFEVHSDGHGLHQHRSEVHALAEDFVMGALFGRGLSRPLEDALAAPPPLGLRMPLASGFGKALRH; encoded by the coding sequence ATGGCACAGCAAGCGACGCCGGTACGCAGCGCCCGGCTGGGGAGGGCACTGGGCCCGGAGCCGACCGCGGTCAGCGGAGTGGTCCTGCTGCTCCCGGGCGGCGACGAGACCTCCGGCCGCCGGCCTTCCCCGATGTGGGCGACCGCCTCCGTACGCGCGTTGGGCCGCCGCCTCACGCGCGCGGGACAGACGGAGGGGCTGGCCGCCCATGTCGTGCACTACCGCTTCCGCGGCTGGAACGGCAGCGAGGCACATCTCGCGGGCGACGCGTCCTGGGCGGCCGACGAGGTCGTACGCCGTTACGGCGACGTTCCCGTCTGCCTCGCCGGGGTCGACATGGGAGGCCGGGCGGCGCTGCGCGCGGCCGGTCACACCGCCGTCAACTCCGTGCTGGCGCTGGCACCCTGGCTGCCCGAGGAGGACGTGGCGGCGCCACCCGAACCGGTGAAGCAGCTCACCGGGCGGCGCGTGCTGATCGTGCACGGCACCAACGACGAGCGCACCGACCCGGAGCTGTCCTTCCGGCTCGCCGCCCGCGCCAAGAAGTCCAACCGGGACGTCTGCCGCTTCGAGGTCCACTCCGACGGGCACGGGTTGCACCAGCACCGGTCCGAAGTCCACGCGCTGGCCGAGGACTTCGTGATGGGGGCGCTGTTCGGGCGCGGGCTGTCGCGCCCGCTGGAGGACGCGCTCGCGGCGCCACCGCCGCTGGGCCTGCGGATGCCGCTCGCCTCGGGCTTCGGGAAGGCGCTGCGTCACTGA